A portion of the Streptomyces erythrochromogenes genome contains these proteins:
- a CDS encoding LLM class flavin-dependent oxidoreductase, whose translation MPITVARFNLVDPDGTPESLSARYKAALEMARYADDRGIDTVQTEEHHGTDNNWLPSPFAFAGAVFGATRRIAVTVSAIIGPLYDPLKVAEDIAVLDLLSGGRLVTVAGIGYRPEEYEQHGVEWGRRGRLQDELLETLLKAWTGEPFEFRGRTVRVTPAPFTRPHPLLLVGGSSQAAARRAARLGLPFFPSAHLPELEAYYTARLAEYGTEGFCMMPAAETPLLHIAEDPDRVWAEHGEHFLHEAGMYASWQSKDIRSAVRSSARSVAELRAEGVYRVLTPDEAVAYGRGAGEAGNLVLHPLCGGMPLDEGWRSLHLLCEQVLPRLKG comes from the coding sequence ATGCCCATCACCGTGGCCCGGTTCAATCTCGTCGACCCCGACGGCACCCCCGAGTCACTCTCCGCCCGCTACAAGGCGGCCCTGGAGATGGCCCGCTACGCGGACGACCGCGGGATCGACACCGTCCAGACCGAGGAGCACCACGGCACGGACAACAACTGGCTGCCCTCCCCCTTCGCCTTCGCGGGCGCGGTCTTCGGCGCGACCCGCCGGATCGCGGTCACCGTCTCGGCGATCATCGGCCCGCTCTACGACCCGCTGAAGGTCGCCGAGGACATCGCCGTCCTCGACCTGCTGAGCGGCGGGCGCCTGGTCACCGTCGCCGGGATCGGCTACCGGCCCGAGGAGTACGAGCAGCACGGCGTGGAGTGGGGCCGGCGCGGCCGGCTCCAGGACGAGCTGCTGGAGACCCTGCTGAAGGCGTGGACCGGCGAGCCGTTCGAGTTCCGCGGCCGCACGGTACGGGTCACCCCGGCGCCCTTCACCCGGCCGCACCCGCTGCTCCTGGTGGGCGGCAGCTCGCAGGCCGCCGCGCGGCGCGCCGCCCGCCTCGGGCTGCCCTTCTTCCCCAGCGCGCACCTGCCGGAGCTGGAGGCGTACTACACGGCACGGCTGGCGGAGTACGGCACGGAGGGCTTCTGCATGATGCCGGCGGCCGAGACCCCGCTGCTGCACATCGCCGAGGACCCGGACCGCGTGTGGGCCGAGCACGGCGAGCACTTCCTGCACGAGGCGGGCATGTACGCGTCCTGGCAGTCCAAGGACATCCGCAGCGCCGTACGGTCGTCCGCGCGCTCGGTGGCGGAGCTGCGCGCGGAGGGCGTCTACCGGGTCCTGACCCCGGACGAGGCGGTCGCGTACGGCCGGGGCGCGGGTGAGGCGGGGAACCTGGTGCTGCACCCGCTGTGCGGCGGTATGCCGCTGGACGAGGGCTGGCGCAGCCTGCACCTGCTGTGCGAACAGGTACTGCCCCGGCTCAAGGGCTGA
- a CDS encoding sugar porter family MFS transporter, with translation MTSSTAQSPASGGGSSPRPDHLGHVIFITAAAAMGGFLFGYDSSVINGAVVAIRERFDVGPEALAQVIAAALIGCAIGAATAGRLADRIGRIRCMQIAAVLFTASAIGSALPFALWDLAMWRVIGGFGIGMASVIGPAYIAEVSPPAYRGRLASFQQAAIVIGIAVSQLVNWGILNLADGDQRGEIGGLEAWQWMLGVMVVPAVLYGLLSFVIPESPRFLVSVGRTDEAKKVLAEVEGSKIDLDGRVREIEHAMHSEHKSTFKDLLGGRFAFLPIVWIGIGLSVFQQLVGINVIFYYSSSLWQSVGIDPSSSFLYSFTTSIINIIGTVIAMIFVDRIGRKPLALIGSAGMAVSLGLCAWAFSFTSGTGDDITMPDAQATVALVAAHAFVLFFALSWGVVVWVLLGEMFPNRIRAAALGVAASAQWIANWVITVSFPSLADWSLSGAYVIYTVFALLSIPFVLKWVPETKGKALEEMG, from the coding sequence TTGACCAGCAGCACTGCGCAGAGCCCGGCGTCCGGCGGCGGGTCCTCGCCCCGTCCCGACCACCTCGGCCACGTCATCTTCATCACCGCGGCCGCTGCCATGGGCGGCTTCCTCTTCGGGTACGACAGCTCCGTCATCAACGGCGCCGTCGTCGCGATCCGCGAGCGCTTCGACGTGGGCCCGGAGGCGCTCGCCCAGGTGATCGCCGCCGCGCTGATCGGCTGCGCCATCGGCGCCGCCACCGCGGGGCGGCTCGCTGACCGGATCGGCCGAATCCGGTGCATGCAGATCGCGGCCGTCCTCTTCACCGCCAGCGCCATCGGTTCGGCCCTGCCGTTCGCCCTCTGGGACCTCGCCATGTGGCGCGTGATCGGCGGCTTCGGCATCGGCATGGCCTCGGTCATCGGCCCCGCCTACATCGCAGAGGTCTCCCCGCCCGCCTATCGAGGCCGGCTCGCCTCCTTCCAGCAGGCCGCCATCGTCATCGGCATCGCCGTCTCCCAGCTCGTCAACTGGGGCATCCTCAACCTCGCGGACGGCGACCAGCGCGGCGAGATCGGCGGCCTGGAGGCCTGGCAGTGGATGCTGGGCGTCATGGTCGTCCCGGCCGTGCTCTACGGGCTGCTCTCCTTCGTCATCCCGGAGTCCCCGCGCTTCCTGGTCTCCGTCGGCCGTACCGACGAGGCCAAGAAGGTGCTGGCCGAGGTCGAGGGTTCCAAGATCGACCTGGACGGGCGCGTCCGCGAGATCGAGCACGCGATGCACTCCGAGCACAAGTCCACCTTCAAGGACCTGCTCGGCGGCCGCTTCGCCTTCCTGCCCATCGTCTGGATCGGCATCGGCCTCTCGGTCTTCCAGCAGCTCGTCGGCATCAACGTGATCTTCTACTACAGCTCCTCGCTGTGGCAGTCCGTCGGCATCGACCCGAGCAGCTCGTTCCTCTACTCCTTCACCACGTCGATCATCAACATCATCGGTACCGTGATCGCGATGATCTTCGTCGACCGGATCGGTCGCAAGCCGCTCGCCCTCATCGGCTCGGCGGGCATGGCCGTCTCCCTCGGCCTGTGCGCGTGGGCGTTCTCCTTCACCTCCGGCACCGGCGACGACATCACCATGCCCGACGCGCAGGCCACGGTGGCCCTGGTCGCCGCGCACGCCTTCGTGCTCTTCTTCGCCCTGTCCTGGGGCGTGGTGGTCTGGGTGCTGCTCGGCGAGATGTTCCCCAACCGCATCCGTGCCGCGGCGCTCGGCGTCGCCGCCTCGGCCCAGTGGATCGCCAACTGGGTCATCACCGTCTCGTTCCCGTCCCTCGCGGACTGGAGCCTGTCCGGCGCGTACGTGATCTACACCGTCTTCGCACTGCTCTCGATCCCGTTCGTCCTCAAGTGGGTGCCGGAGACCAAGGGCAAGGCGCTGGAGGAGATGGGGTAA
- a CDS encoding AAA family ATPase: protein MHLKSLTLRGFKSFASATTLRFEPGITCVVGPNGSGKSNVVDALSWVMGEQGAKSLRGGKMEDVIFAGTTGRPPLGRAEVSLTIDNSDGALPIDYAEVTITRIMFRGGSSEYQINGDTCRLLDIQELLSDSGIGREMHVIVGQGQLDSVLHADPMGRRAFIEEAAGVLKHRKRKEKALRKLDAMQANLARVQDLGDELRRQLKPLGRQAAVARRAAVIQADLRDARLRLLADDLVALRRALDAEIADEAALKERKEAAEAQLAGALRREAELEEAVRELTPRLQRAQQTWYDLSQLAERVRGTASLADARVKSATAPVEEERRGRDPEDMEREAERIREQEAELMAALEAASRALEDTTGHRAELERELAEEERRLRDAARAIADRREGLARLTGRLGAARSRAGAAQAEIDRLALARDEAQSRAEDAQAEYEALAEEVGGLDDPSAEADHEAARAQLGEAEAALGAAREALATAERSRAAVSARRDALALGLRRKDGTGALLAARERLAGVLGPAAERLSVTPGYEAAVAAALGSAADALAVASPSAAAGAIRHLRDADAGRATLLIAPPTALPGGGAGRGAPLPGQGSGPDAASEDHAPDAGASAALPGRGAAPGPAAPAADTLPGAGSAARLPGRGSELGAAPAHPAAGPVSAPDAAAEGPSADAGGSAAADEAQPGPGSSASAAVAAPDAFPTARIAYRGGSAALAGEALAGRTAASVPVVDPARPARSGPGAVAVGAGLAAGSAGSAAAASAGPGEASGTVPRPAAGPDGPVPLVALVSGDEEVRRALAWVLRDHVVVGTLDEAEALVAQRPDAVAVTVEGDVLGAHLAQGGSAGAPSLIEVQAAVDEAAAELTRLGVRCEELAAVQVAAQSRRQDAAALVEELAERRRAAEQARAGVAQQLGRLAGQAKGAAGEAERGAAAAAKAQDALEQALAEVEECAERLAVAEEMPVEEEPDSSRRDRLAADGANARQTEMEARLQLRTHEERVKGLAGRADSLDRAARAEREARTRAERRRARRRHEADVASAVADGARQLLAHVEVSLRRADEERALAERAKGLRERELADARTAGRDLKGELDKLTDSVHRGEVLGAEQRLRIEALEAKALEEFGMEPRALVAEYGPDQPVPPSPPADGEELPQDPEHPRNRPGAFVRAQQEKRFKAAERAYQQLGKVNPLALEEFAALEERHKFLSEQLEDLRKTRADLLQVVKEVDERVEQVFTEAYRDTAREFEGVFSRLFPGGEGRLVLTDPDNMLTTGVDVEARPPGKKVKRLSLLSGGERSLTAVALLVSIFKARPSPFYVMDEVEAALDDTNLQRLIRIMEELQESSQLIVITHQKRTMEVADALYGVSMQGDGVSKVISQRLR, encoded by the coding sequence GTGCACCTCAAGTCCCTGACCCTGCGTGGCTTCAAGTCCTTCGCCTCCGCCACCACCCTGCGCTTCGAACCCGGCATCACCTGCGTCGTGGGTCCGAACGGCTCGGGCAAGTCCAACGTCGTCGACGCGCTGTCCTGGGTCATGGGCGAACAAGGGGCCAAGTCCCTGCGGGGCGGGAAGATGGAGGACGTCATCTTCGCCGGGACCACCGGCCGTCCGCCGCTCGGGCGCGCCGAGGTCTCCCTGACGATCGACAACTCCGACGGCGCGCTGCCCATCGACTACGCCGAAGTCACCATCACCCGGATCATGTTCCGCGGCGGCAGCAGCGAGTACCAGATCAACGGTGACACCTGCCGTCTGCTCGACATCCAGGAGCTGCTCTCCGACTCCGGCATCGGCCGCGAGATGCACGTCATCGTCGGGCAGGGCCAGCTGGACTCCGTCCTGCACGCCGACCCCATGGGCCGCCGCGCCTTCATCGAGGAGGCGGCCGGCGTACTGAAGCACCGCAAGCGCAAGGAGAAGGCGCTGCGGAAGCTCGACGCGATGCAGGCCAACCTCGCCCGCGTACAGGACCTCGGCGACGAGCTGCGCAGACAGCTCAAGCCCCTGGGGCGCCAGGCGGCCGTCGCCCGGCGGGCGGCCGTGATCCAGGCCGACCTGCGCGACGCGCGGCTGCGCCTGCTCGCCGACGACCTGGTCGCCCTGCGGCGCGCGCTCGACGCGGAGATCGCGGACGAGGCCGCCCTCAAGGAGCGCAAGGAGGCCGCCGAGGCCCAGCTCGCGGGAGCGCTGCGGCGCGAGGCCGAGTTGGAGGAGGCGGTGCGGGAACTCACCCCGAGGCTCCAGCGGGCACAGCAGACCTGGTACGACCTGTCGCAGCTCGCCGAACGGGTACGGGGCACCGCGTCCCTGGCGGACGCGCGGGTCAAGAGCGCCACGGCGCCCGTCGAGGAGGAGCGCAGGGGACGCGACCCCGAGGACATGGAGCGGGAGGCCGAGCGGATCCGCGAGCAGGAGGCGGAGCTGATGGCCGCCCTGGAGGCGGCCTCGCGGGCCCTGGAGGACACCACCGGGCACCGCGCGGAGCTGGAGCGGGAGCTGGCCGAGGAGGAACGCCGGCTGCGGGACGCCGCGCGGGCCATCGCCGACCGGCGAGAGGGGCTGGCCCGGCTGACCGGGCGGCTCGGCGCCGCCCGCTCCCGGGCCGGGGCGGCCCAGGCCGAGATCGACCGGCTCGCCCTGGCGCGGGACGAGGCGCAGAGCCGGGCCGAGGACGCGCAGGCGGAGTACGAGGCGCTGGCGGAGGAGGTCGGCGGGCTCGACGACCCGTCGGCGGAGGCGGACCACGAGGCGGCGCGGGCACAGCTGGGGGAGGCCGAGGCCGCGCTCGGCGCCGCGCGGGAGGCGCTGGCGACGGCGGAGCGCTCGCGGGCGGCGGTGTCGGCCCGCCGGGACGCGCTGGCGCTGGGGCTGCGCCGCAAGGACGGTACGGGGGCGCTGCTCGCGGCCCGCGAGAGGCTGGCCGGTGTGCTCGGGCCGGCGGCGGAGCGGCTGTCGGTGACCCCCGGCTACGAAGCCGCCGTGGCCGCTGCGCTCGGCTCGGCGGCGGACGCGCTGGCGGTGGCCTCCCCGTCGGCGGCGGCCGGGGCGATCCGCCACCTGCGCGACGCGGACGCGGGCCGCGCCACGCTCCTGATCGCCCCGCCGACCGCCCTCCCGGGCGGGGGCGCGGGCCGTGGGGCACCCCTGCCGGGCCAGGGCTCCGGACCGGACGCCGCATCCGAGGACCACGCCCCGGACGCGGGCGCATCGGCTGCGCTGCCGGGTCGGGGTGCGGCGCCCGGGCCCGCGGCTCCAGCCGCCGACACCCTCCCCGGTGCGGGCAGCGCGGCACGCCTGCCGGGTCGGGGTTCCGAGCTCGGAGCTGCTCCGGCCCACCCGGCGGCGGGGCCGGTGTCCGCGCCGGACGCCGCCGCCGAGGGGCCTTCGGCGGACGCGGGCGGATCGGCTGCGGCGGACGAGGCGCAGCCGGGCCCGGGGAGTTCTGCGTCCGCGGCCGTGGCCGCGCCGGATGCTTTCCCGACCGCCCGGATCGCGTACCGAGGGGGATCGGCGGCCCTGGCGGGCGAAGCCCTCGCCGGCCGGACCGCGGCATCGGTGCCTGTCGTGGATCCCGCCCGCCCGGCTCGGAGCGGGCCCGGCGCCGTTGCGGTGGGTGCGGGCCTGGCCGCCGGGAGCGCGGGGTCCGCAGCTGCTGCCTCGGCCGGGCCGGGTGAGGCCTCGGGAACCGTCCCCCGACCGGCCGCCGGACCGGACGGGCCGGTGCCCCTCGTGGCGCTGGTGTCCGGGGACGAGGAGGTGCGGCGGGCGTTGGCCTGGGTGCTGCGCGACCACGTCGTCGTCGGCACGCTCGACGAGGCCGAGGCGCTCGTCGCGCAGCGCCCCGACGCCGTGGCCGTGACCGTCGAGGGCGACGTCCTCGGTGCGCACCTCGCGCAGGGCGGATCCGCCGGGGCGCCCAGCCTGATCGAGGTGCAGGCTGCCGTCGACGAGGCCGCGGCGGAGCTGACCCGGTTGGGCGTGCGGTGCGAGGAGCTCGCCGCCGTGCAGGTCGCCGCGCAGTCCCGGCGGCAGGACGCGGCCGCCCTGGTGGAGGAGCTCGCCGAACGGCGGCGCGCCGCGGAGCAGGCCCGGGCCGGGGTCGCCCAGCAGCTCGGACGGCTCGCCGGGCAGGCGAAGGGCGCCGCCGGCGAGGCGGAGCGCGGCGCGGCCGCCGCGGCCAAGGCCCAGGACGCCCTGGAACAGGCGCTGGCCGAGGTCGAGGAGTGCGCGGAGCGGCTCGCCGTCGCAGAGGAGATGCCGGTGGAGGAGGAGCCGGACAGCTCCCGCCGGGACCGGCTCGCGGCCGACGGGGCCAACGCCCGCCAGACCGAGATGGAGGCCCGGCTCCAGCTGCGCACCCACGAGGAGCGGGTCAAGGGGCTGGCCGGACGGGCCGATTCCCTCGACCGGGCGGCCCGGGCGGAACGCGAGGCCCGGACCCGTGCCGAACGCCGCCGCGCGCGCCGGCGCCACGAGGCGGACGTGGCGAGCGCGGTGGCCGACGGGGCCCGCCAGCTCCTCGCCCATGTGGAGGTCTCCCTCCGCAGGGCCGACGAGGAGCGCGCCCTGGCCGAGCGGGCCAAGGGGCTGCGCGAGCGCGAGCTCGCCGACGCGCGCACGGCCGGCCGCGACCTGAAGGGCGAGCTCGACAAGCTGACCGATTCCGTTCACCGCGGCGAGGTGCTCGGTGCCGAGCAGCGGTTGCGCATCGAGGCCCTGGAGGCCAAGGCGCTGGAGGAGTTCGGCATGGAGCCCCGCGCGCTCGTCGCCGAGTACGGCCCGGACCAGCCGGTGCCCCCGTCCCCGCCGGCCGACGGCGAGGAGCTCCCGCAGGACCCCGAGCACCCCCGAAACCGGCCGGGGGCCTTCGTCCGGGCGCAGCAGGAGAAGCGGTTCAAGGCGGCCGAACGGGCGTACCAGCAGCTCGGCAAGGTCAATCCGCTGGCCCTGGAGGAGTTCGCGGCGCTGGAAGAGCGCCACAAGTTCCTCAGCGAGCAGCTGGAGGATCTCCGCAAGACCCGAGCCGATCTCCTTCAAGTGGTGAAGGAGGTCGACGAGCGCGTCGAGCAGGTGTTCACCGAGGCCTACCGGGACACGGCCCGTGAATTCGAGGGGGTGTTCTCGCGCTTGTTCCCGGGCGGCGAGGGCAGGTTGGTCCTGACCGACCCGGACAACATGCTGACAACCGGGGTGGACGTGGAGGCCCGCCCCCCGGGCAAGAAGGTCAAGCGCCTGTCGTTGCTCTCCGGCGGCGAGCGCTCCCTGACGGCCGTGGCACTGCTGGTGTCGATCTTCAAGGCGCGCCCCAGCCCGTTCTACGTGATGGACGAGGTCGAGGCCGCGCTCGACGACACCAACCTGCAGCGGCTCATCCGGATCATGGAGGAACTCCAGGAGAGTTCACAGCTGATCGTGATCACCCACCAAAAGCGGACGATGGAGGTCGCGGACGCGCTCTACGGCGTCTCCATGCAGGGCGACGGGGTCTCCAAGGTCATCAGCCAGCGGCTGCGCTGA
- a CDS encoding acylphosphatase, with amino-acid sequence MNEEVRLTAWVRGRVQGVGFRWFTRENALEIGGVVGFALNLDDGRVQVVAEGQRENCHRLLDWLRSSDTPGRVDGVTEIWGTPRGGYDGFGMR; translated from the coding sequence ATGAATGAAGAGGTCCGTCTGACCGCCTGGGTGCGCGGCCGTGTGCAGGGAGTGGGCTTCCGCTGGTTCACCAGGGAGAACGCCCTGGAGATCGGGGGGGTGGTCGGCTTCGCGCTCAACCTCGACGACGGGCGAGTACAGGTGGTCGCCGAAGGTCAACGTGAGAATTGCCACCGGCTGCTGGACTGGTTGCGGTCCTCCGACACGCCCGGCCGGGTGGACGGGGTGACAGAGATCTGGGGTACACCGCGCGGTGGCTACGACGGCTTCGGGATGCGGTGA
- a CDS encoding CAP domain-containing protein, giving the protein MGRHGLHAAPRRGGKRGTALRTGLLGVSVAVALGAAAVTTGMVPVGASFPYVGVSTTDTTVKTGAAKATPDSASDSVIDRQGGLASLSGRGSATSSAPSPSATPPASPSAPASPTPSASAPRKASPSTTPPAASPSNTPPAASPSTTRRTPAAPVPAAPVPSTEAPKQTEAPKKTQAPAPSAPAPTATATRPSLDTHSAEEAAVVTLVNQERAQAGCGPVRANPPLAALAGAFSKDMAARGFFGHDDPEGNTPWDRAAKAGLSGLGGENIARGQGDAESVMRAWMNSPGHKANILNCEFRTLGVGAHFAAGGPWWTQDFGF; this is encoded by the coding sequence ATGGGACGCCACGGACTCCACGCCGCGCCGCGCCGCGGCGGCAAGCGCGGCACCGCCCTGCGCACCGGCCTGCTGGGGGTCTCGGTGGCCGTCGCCCTGGGCGCCGCGGCCGTCACGACCGGCATGGTGCCGGTCGGCGCCTCCTTCCCCTATGTGGGCGTCAGCACCACGGACACCACGGTGAAGACCGGGGCGGCCAAGGCCACACCCGACTCCGCCTCCGACTCCGTGATCGACCGGCAGGGCGGCCTGGCGAGCCTGTCCGGCCGCGGCTCGGCGACGAGCAGCGCGCCCTCCCCCTCCGCGACGCCTCCGGCCTCGCCCTCCGCGCCGGCCTCGCCGACCCCCTCGGCGTCCGCACCCCGGAAGGCGTCCCCCAGCACTACACCGCCGGCCGCATCACCCAGCAACACGCCGCCGGCCGCATCGCCCAGCACCACGCGCCGGACCCCGGCCGCCCCGGTCCCGGCCGCACCGGTCCCCTCCACCGAGGCCCCGAAGCAGACCGAGGCTCCGAAGAAGACCCAGGCCCCGGCGCCCTCCGCGCCGGCCCCCACCGCCACCGCGACCCGGCCGAGCCTCGACACCCACTCGGCGGAGGAGGCGGCCGTCGTCACCCTGGTGAACCAGGAGCGCGCCCAGGCGGGCTGCGGCCCGGTCCGCGCCAACCCGCCGCTGGCGGCGCTGGCCGGCGCCTTCAGCAAGGACATGGCCGCCCGCGGCTTCTTCGGCCACGACGACCCCGAGGGCAACACCCCCTGGGACCGTGCCGCGAAGGCCGGCCTCTCGGGCCTCGGCGGCGAGAACATAGCCCGCGGCCAGGGCGATGCGGAGTCCGTGATGAGGGCCTGGATGAACAGCCCGGGCCACAAGGCGAACATCCTCAACTGCGAGTTCCGCACCCTGGGCGTCGGCGCCCACTTCGCCGCCGGCGGCCCCTGGTGGACCCAGGACTTCGGCTTCTGA
- a CDS encoding flavodoxin family protein, which yields MTHTPVVSIAYHSGYGHTAVVAEAVRSGAVDAGATVHLIKVDEIDDAQWELLDASDAIVFGSPTYMGTASGAFHVFAEASSKRWFGDAWQDKVAAGFTNSASKSGDKLHTLQFFQVLAAQHGMNWVNLGLKPGWNSSTASENDLNRLGFFSGAAAQSNSDEGADAVHKADIATAEHLGRRVAEHARIVVAGRAALAAASV from the coding sequence ATCACGCACACCCCCGTCGTCTCGATCGCCTACCACTCCGGCTACGGCCACACCGCTGTCGTCGCAGAGGCGGTCCGCAGCGGCGCCGTCGACGCCGGGGCGACCGTCCACCTGATCAAGGTCGACGAGATCGACGACGCGCAGTGGGAGCTGCTCGACGCCTCCGACGCGATCGTCTTCGGTTCTCCGACCTACATGGGCACCGCCTCGGGCGCCTTCCACGTCTTCGCCGAGGCCTCCTCGAAGCGCTGGTTCGGCGACGCCTGGCAGGACAAGGTCGCGGCGGGCTTCACCAACTCCGCCTCGAAGAGCGGCGACAAGCTGCACACGCTGCAGTTCTTCCAGGTGCTGGCCGCGCAGCACGGCATGAACTGGGTCAACCTGGGCCTGAAGCCGGGCTGGAACTCCAGCACGGCCTCCGAGAACGACCTCAACCGCCTGGGCTTCTTCTCCGGCGCGGCCGCCCAGTCCAACTCGGACGAGGGTGCCGACGCCGTCCACAAGGCCGACATCGCGACGGCGGAGCACCTGGGCCGCCGCGTGGCCGAGCACGCCCGCATCGTCGTCGCGGGCCGCGCGGCCCTGGCGGCCGCGTCCGTCTGA
- a CDS encoding winged helix-turn-helix transcriptional regulator translates to METPACTEAEAEHCELPFDVFARSCPSRETLEHVTGRWGSLTVGALREGPVRFNELRRRVEGVSEKMLSQTLHALERDGIVHREAQPTNPPRVDYELTPLGVEVADRLLALIHHLEGSMPAVLSARDSYDATRGGR, encoded by the coding sequence ATGGAGACCCCTGCCTGTACCGAAGCCGAAGCCGAGCACTGCGAGCTGCCGTTCGACGTGTTCGCCCGCTCCTGCCCGTCCCGGGAGACGCTGGAACACGTCACCGGCCGCTGGGGAAGCCTCACCGTGGGCGCCCTGCGCGAGGGTCCGGTCCGCTTCAACGAGCTGCGCCGCCGGGTGGAGGGCGTGAGCGAGAAGATGCTGTCGCAGACCCTGCACGCGCTGGAGCGCGACGGGATCGTCCACCGCGAGGCGCAGCCGACCAACCCGCCGCGCGTGGACTACGAACTGACCCCCCTCGGCGTCGAGGTGGCGGACCGGCTCCTCGCGCTGATCCACCACCTGGAGGGGAGCATGCCGGCGGTGCTGTCCGCCCGGGACTCCTACGACGCGACCCGCGGCGGCCGCTGA
- the mutM gene encoding bifunctional DNA-formamidopyrimidine glycosylase/DNA-(apurinic or apyrimidinic site) lyase: MPELPEVEVVRRGLERWVAGRTVEAVEVLHPRAVRRHPGGGADFAARLRGETLGVPQRRGKYLWLPLAGRDLSVLGHLGMSGQLLVQPEDAPDEKHLRIRVRFGDDAGTELRFVDQRTFGGLSLHETVADSAEGLPDVIAHIARDPLDPLFDETAYHLALRAKRTTVKRALLDQSLISGVGNIYADEALWRSKLHYERPTANLTRPRSTELLGHVRDVMNAALAVGGTSFDSLYVNVNGESGYFDRSLDAYGREDEPCRRCGTPMRRRPWMNRSSYFCPRCQRPPRVAS, from the coding sequence GTGCCCGAGCTGCCCGAAGTCGAAGTCGTGCGACGGGGGCTCGAACGCTGGGTCGCCGGCCGGACCGTCGAGGCCGTCGAGGTCCTGCACCCGCGTGCGGTGAGGCGCCATCCGGGCGGCGGGGCCGACTTCGCGGCACGGCTGCGGGGGGAGACCCTCGGGGTCCCGCAGCGGCGCGGGAAGTACCTGTGGCTGCCCCTGGCGGGGCGGGACCTGTCGGTGCTCGGGCACCTGGGCATGAGCGGGCAGCTGCTCGTGCAGCCCGAGGACGCCCCCGACGAGAAGCACCTGCGGATCCGGGTGCGCTTCGGGGACGACGCCGGGACGGAGCTGCGCTTCGTGGACCAGCGGACCTTCGGCGGGCTCTCGCTGCACGAGACCGTGGCCGACAGCGCCGAGGGCCTGCCCGACGTCATCGCGCACATCGCGCGCGACCCCCTGGATCCGCTGTTCGACGAGACGGCCTACCACCTCGCGCTGCGGGCCAAGCGGACCACCGTCAAGCGGGCGCTGCTGGACCAGTCGCTGATCAGCGGGGTCGGCAACATCTACGCGGACGAAGCGCTGTGGCGCTCGAAGCTGCACTACGAGCGCCCGACGGCCAACCTCACGCGCCCCCGGAGTACGGAACTCCTCGGCCATGTCCGGGACGTCATGAACGCGGCACTCGCCGTGGGCGGCACGAGCTTCGACAGCCTGTACGTCAACGTGAACGGCGAGTCGGGGTACTTCGACCGTTCGCTCGACGCCTACGGGCGCGAGGACGAGCCCTGCCGGCGCTGCGGCACCCCGATGCGGCGGCGGCCGTGGATGAACAGGTCGAGCTACTTCTGCCCGCGCTGTCAGCGGCCGCCGCGGGTCGCGTCGTAG
- the rnc gene encoding ribonuclease III, translated as MSELSNAEKQADSNNAASSHTLLEGRLGYRLESALLVRALTHRSYAYENGGLPTNERLEFLGDSVLGLVVTDTLYTTHPDLPEGQLAKLRAAVVNSRALAEVGRGLELGSFIRLGRGEEGTGGRDKASILADTLEAVIGAVYLDQGLDAASELVHRLFDPLIEKSSNLGAGLDWKTSLQELTAAEGLGVPEYLVTETGPDHEKTFTAAARVGGVSYGTGTGRSKKEAEQQAAESAWRGIRAAADERIAAAAAAVPAEVPASAETVGGGVPTPADPAPDA; from the coding sequence ATGTCTGAGCTGTCCAACGCTGAGAAGCAGGCAGACAGTAACAACGCGGCCTCGTCCCACACGCTTCTGGAAGGGCGGCTCGGGTACCGACTCGAGTCCGCCCTTCTGGTGCGTGCGCTGACCCACCGCTCGTACGCGTACGAGAACGGCGGTCTGCCCACCAACGAACGCCTGGAGTTCCTCGGGGACTCCGTGCTGGGCCTGGTGGTCACGGACACGCTGTACACGACCCACCCGGACCTCCCCGAAGGCCAGCTGGCCAAGCTTCGGGCCGCGGTGGTCAACTCGCGCGCACTGGCGGAGGTCGGGCGCGGCCTCGAACTCGGCTCCTTCATCCGGCTCGGCCGGGGCGAAGAGGGCACGGGCGGCCGGGACAAGGCCTCCATCCTCGCCGACACCCTTGAAGCGGTCATCGGCGCGGTCTACCTCGACCAGGGCCTCGACGCGGCCTCGGAGCTGGTCCACCGGCTCTTCGACCCGCTCATCGAGAAGTCCTCGAACCTCGGGGCCGGCCTGGACTGGAAGACCAGCCTCCAGGAGCTCACGGCGGCCGAAGGTCTTGGCGTACCGGAATACCTGGTCACCGAGACCGGCCCGGACCACGAGAAGACCTTCACTGCTGCCGCCCGCGTCGGTGGTGTCTCGTACGGCACCGGCACCGGCCGCAGCAAGAAGGAAGCGGAACAGCAGGCCGCGGAGTCCGCTTGGCGCGGGATCCGCGCCGCGGCGGACGAGCGGATCGCGGCGGCAGCGGCCGCCGTTCCGGCAGAGGTCCCGGCTTCGGCCGAGACCGTGGGCGGCGGGGTGCCGACGCCCGCCGATCCGGCGCCGGACGCCTGA
- the rpmF gene encoding 50S ribosomal protein L32 has product MAVPKRKMSRSNTRHRRSQWKAAVPTLVSCERCQEPKLQHIACPSCGTYNKRQVLEV; this is encoded by the coding sequence GTGGCTGTTCCGAAGCGGAAGATGTCGCGCAGCAACACGCGCCACCGCCGGTCGCAGTGGAAGGCTGCGGTCCCCACCCTGGTTTCGTGTGAGCGTTGCCAGGAGCCGAAGCTCCAGCACATCGCGTGCCCGAGCTGCGGCACCTACAACAAGCGCCAGGTCCTCGAGGTCTGA